A window from Sulfitobacter sp. OXR-159 encodes these proteins:
- the nirD gene encoding nitrite reductase small subunit NirD has protein sequence MNWIDIGAIDDIPLRGARKIKTALGCVALFRTGEAEVFATTDSCPHKGGPLSEGIVHGQSVTCPLHNWVFDLNTGQAQGEEGVISTYPARVEAGRILIDATKLASRSAA, from the coding sequence ATGAACTGGATCGACATCGGCGCGATAGACGACATTCCCCTGCGTGGCGCACGCAAGATCAAGACGGCACTTGGCTGCGTGGCCCTTTTCCGCACTGGCGAGGCGGAGGTTTTCGCCACCACCGATAGCTGCCCGCACAAGGGCGGACCGCTGTCTGAAGGGATCGTTCATGGTCAATCCGTCACTTGCCCGCTGCACAACTGGGTGTTCGACCTGAACACCGGGCAGGCGCAGGGCGAAGAGGGGGTCATCTCTACATATCCTGCGCGGGTAGAGGCTGGGCGCATCCTGATCGATGCGACCAAGCTTGCAAGTCGGAGTGCCGCGTGA